In Streptomyces sp. NBC_00704, a genomic segment contains:
- a CDS encoding magnesium and cobalt transport protein CorA — translation MSMIRDLRAVVRPARPSLRKGGGRTDTGAYDTTRDPATPSAVVDCAVYRDGSRVVFPQAPTPQEAMRQVRRDGGFVWIGLHEPTEAEFAGIAAEFGLHPLAVEDAVQAHQRPKLERYDDSLFTVFKTIHYLEHDRLTANSEVVESGEVMCFTGKDFFITVRHGGKGSLRALRHRLQDDPELLAKGPSAVLHAIADHVVDGYIAVADAVQDDIDEVETEVFSPGRKGTPRGTDAGRIYQLKREVLEFKRAVSPLLRPMQLLSERPMRLVDPDIQKYFRDVADHLARVQEQVIGFDELLNSILQANLAQASVAQNEDMRKITSWAAIIAVPTMVCGVYGMNFDYMPELHWKYGYPVVMSAMVALCVGIHRTLKRNGWL, via the coding sequence ATGTCGATGATCCGCGACCTCCGTGCCGTCGTCCGCCCCGCCCGCCCCTCCCTGCGCAAGGGGGGCGGGCGTACGGACACCGGCGCCTACGACACCACCCGCGACCCGGCCACCCCCTCGGCCGTCGTCGACTGCGCCGTCTACCGCGACGGCTCGCGCGTCGTCTTCCCGCAGGCGCCGACCCCGCAGGAGGCCATGCGCCAGGTGCGGCGCGACGGCGGCTTCGTGTGGATCGGCCTGCACGAGCCGACCGAGGCCGAATTCGCCGGTATCGCGGCCGAGTTCGGGCTCCACCCGCTGGCCGTGGAGGACGCCGTGCAGGCGCACCAGCGGCCCAAGCTGGAGCGCTACGACGACTCCCTGTTCACGGTCTTCAAGACCATCCACTACCTGGAGCACGACCGGCTCACGGCCAACAGCGAGGTCGTGGAGAGCGGTGAGGTCATGTGCTTCACCGGCAAGGACTTCTTCATCACCGTCCGGCACGGCGGCAAGGGCTCGCTGCGCGCGCTGCGGCACCGTCTGCAGGACGACCCCGAACTGCTCGCCAAGGGCCCCTCGGCGGTGCTGCACGCCATCGCCGACCATGTCGTCGACGGCTACATCGCCGTCGCGGACGCCGTGCAGGACGACATCGACGAGGTCGAGACCGAGGTGTTCTCGCCGGGCCGCAAGGGCACCCCGCGCGGCACGGACGCCGGCCGGATCTACCAACTCAAGCGTGAGGTACTGGAGTTCAAGCGGGCGGTGTCGCCGCTGCTGCGGCCGATGCAGCTGCTGAGCGAGCGGCCGATGCGGCTGGTCGACCCCGACATCCAGAAGTACTTCCGCGACGTCGCCGACCACCTCGCCCGGGTCCAGGAGCAGGTGATCGGCTTCGACGAACTGCTCAACTCGATCCTCCAGGCCAACCTCGCGCAGGCCTCCGTCGCGCAGAACGAGGACATGCGCAAGATCACCTCGTGGGCCGCCATCATCGCCGTGCCGACGATGGTGTGCGGGGTGTACGGGATGAACTTCGACTACATGCCGGAACTGCA
- a CDS encoding suppressor of fused domain protein — protein MADVLPLVEARLRSALGEPDARAAVTFLGADRVEVLRFHEGDVVRYATLGMSAQPMSDPTAVVADPVRGPRAELLLSVRPGGADTDKVLRPLAVLAASPQVEGVVVAPGASLDVGGPLWPGAAFTSVLVAEPGGLVEDLELDEPLDPVRFLPLLPMTPNEAAWKRVHGAQALQERWLTNGTDLRDPSRTSVPLG, from the coding sequence ATGGCTGATGTTCTTCCTCTGGTCGAGGCCCGTCTGCGTTCCGCGCTGGGCGAGCCGGACGCACGCGCCGCGGTCACCTTCCTCGGCGCGGACCGCGTCGAGGTGCTGCGCTTCCACGAGGGCGACGTCGTCCGCTACGCCACGCTCGGCATGTCCGCGCAGCCGATGAGCGATCCCACGGCGGTGGTCGCGGATCCGGTGCGGGGCCCGCGCGCGGAACTGCTCCTGTCCGTCCGGCCGGGCGGCGCCGACACCGACAAGGTGCTCCGTCCGCTCGCCGTGCTCGCGGCCTCCCCGCAGGTCGAGGGGGTGGTCGTGGCTCCGGGTGCGTCCCTGGACGTGGGCGGGCCGCTGTGGCCCGGGGCCGCGTTCACCTCGGTCCTGGTCGCCGAGCCGGGCGGCCTGGTCGAGGACCTGGAGCTCGACGAGCCCCTCGACCCGGTCCGCTTCCTGCCGCTGCTGCCCATGACCCCCAACGAGGCCGCCTGGAAGCGCGTCCACGGCGCCCAGGCCCTCCAGGAGCGCTGGCTGACGAACGGGACGGACCTGCGGGACCCGTCCCGCACATCCGTCCCGCTCGGCTGA
- a CDS encoding MFS transporter: MDTFDAGAGSILRQPKAVWATAGASVVAFMGIGLVDPILPSIAQGLDATASQVSLLFTSYFLITALAMLVTGFVSSRIGGRRTLLLGLALVVVFAGLAGTSGSVAELVGFRAGWGLGNALFVSTALAVIVGAAAGGSAAAILLYESALGLGMACGPLLGALLGDASWRYPFFGTAFLMAIGFLCITAFLKEQPKPARRTSLLDPLKALGHGGLASAAASAFFYNYTFFTVLAFTPFVLNMTPYKSGAVFFAWGVLLAVFSVLVAPRLQKRFGSLKVLGGSLLLLAADVLVLGYGDHTTAVVCTILSGAFIGVNNTVYTELALGVSDAPRPVASAGYNFVRWFAAAAAPFFAPKIEEWTDIHTPFVVAAVTAVLGAVVVLVRRKSLTHEARELEPRHATEDSVTVFAN, from the coding sequence ATGGACACGTTCGACGCCGGAGCCGGAAGCATCCTGCGACAGCCGAAGGCGGTGTGGGCGACGGCCGGGGCCTCCGTCGTCGCCTTCATGGGCATCGGCCTGGTCGACCCGATCCTGCCGTCCATCGCCCAGGGCCTGGACGCCACGGCGAGCCAGGTCTCCCTGCTCTTCACCTCGTACTTCCTCATCACCGCGCTCGCGATGCTGGTCACCGGATTCGTCTCCAGCCGCATCGGCGGACGCCGCACCCTGCTGCTCGGCCTGGCCCTCGTGGTCGTCTTCGCGGGCCTCGCGGGCACCTCGGGCTCGGTCGCCGAACTCGTCGGCTTCCGCGCCGGCTGGGGACTGGGCAACGCCCTCTTCGTCTCCACCGCCCTCGCCGTGATCGTCGGCGCGGCGGCCGGCGGCAGCGCGGCCGCCATCCTGCTGTACGAGTCGGCCCTGGGCCTCGGCATGGCCTGCGGCCCCCTGCTGGGCGCGCTGCTCGGCGACGCCAGCTGGCGCTACCCGTTCTTCGGCACCGCGTTCCTGATGGCGATCGGCTTCCTGTGCATCACGGCGTTCCTGAAGGAGCAGCCCAAGCCGGCCCGCAGGACCTCGCTGCTCGACCCGCTGAAGGCGCTCGGCCACGGCGGGCTCGCCTCCGCCGCCGCCTCGGCGTTCTTCTACAACTACACGTTCTTCACCGTGCTGGCCTTCACCCCGTTCGTGCTGAACATGACCCCCTACAAGTCGGGCGCGGTCTTCTTCGCCTGGGGTGTGCTGCTCGCCGTCTTCTCGGTGCTCGTGGCGCCGCGGCTGCAGAAGCGGTTCGGTTCCCTGAAGGTCCTCGGCGGCTCACTGCTGCTGCTCGCCGCCGACGTGCTCGTCCTCGGCTACGGCGACCACACCACGGCCGTCGTCTGCACGATCCTGTCCGGCGCGTTCATCGGCGTGAACAACACGGTCTACACCGAGTTGGCGCTCGGCGTGTCGGACGCCCCGCGCCCGGTGGCGAGCGCCGGCTACAACTTCGTGCGGTGGTTCGCGGCCGCGGCCGCGCCCTTCTTCGCGCCGAAGATCGAGGAGTGGACCGACATCCACACGCCGTTCGTGGTCGCGGCGGTCACCGCGGTGCTCGGCGCGGTCGTGGTCCTCGTACGGCGCAAGTCGCTGACCCACGAGGCGCGGGAGCTGGAGCCGCGGCACGCGACGGAGGACTCGGTCACGGTCTTCGCGAACTGA
- a CDS encoding DUF6758 family protein — protein sequence MRGEPSCPKCGGRVRAPGLFADSWQCDMHGTVHPLQPVIPPSVEALGVVVHRTQVPVWMPWPLPVGWLFTGVTYAGDDRSGGRATAVACTGPGPLGGVGELILIAEELGVGLGARYAGVDGPDPGPYMSVEKPPQAKVLAAGRPTPLWHVSATPDDRAVFAGEARGLWLWAVVWPEQSGLLMYDELVLTDLRDAGAEVELVPCGALSPRLLKP from the coding sequence ATGAGGGGCGAACCCAGTTGCCCGAAGTGTGGTGGCCGGGTCAGGGCTCCCGGACTCTTCGCCGATTCCTGGCAGTGCGACATGCACGGGACGGTCCATCCGCTGCAGCCCGTGATCCCGCCCAGCGTCGAGGCCCTCGGCGTCGTCGTGCACCGCACGCAGGTACCCGTGTGGATGCCGTGGCCGTTGCCGGTCGGCTGGCTCTTCACCGGTGTGACGTACGCGGGCGACGACCGCAGCGGCGGCCGCGCGACCGCGGTGGCCTGCACGGGGCCCGGTCCGCTCGGCGGCGTGGGTGAGCTGATCCTGATCGCCGAGGAACTCGGCGTCGGCCTCGGCGCGCGCTACGCGGGCGTGGACGGGCCCGATCCGGGGCCCTACATGAGCGTCGAGAAACCCCCGCAGGCCAAGGTGCTCGCCGCCGGCCGCCCCACCCCCCTGTGGCATGTCTCCGCCACACCGGACGACCGCGCGGTGTTCGCGGGCGAGGCCCGGGGGCTGTGGCTGTGGGCGGTGGTCTGGCCCGAGCAGTCAGGGCTGCTGATGTACGACGAACTGGTGCTGACGGACCTGAGGGACGCGGGAGCGGAGGTCGAGCTGGTCCCGTGCGGAGCCCTGTCGCCCCGCCTGCTCAAGCCGTAG
- a CDS encoding PHP domain-containing protein, which produces MRIDLHCHSTASDGTDTPAELVRNAAAAGLDVVALTDHDTTRGYAEAVAALPSGLTLVTGAELSCRIDGVSMHMLAYLFDPEEPALLAERELVRDDRVPRARAMVAKLNGLGVPVTWEQVARIAGEGSVGRPHVAAALVELGVVPTVSDAFTQDWLADGGRAYAEKHETDPFEAIRLVKGAGGVTVFAHPAAAERGRTVPESAIAELAAAGLDGIEVDHMDHDADTRGRLRGLAKDLGLLVTGSSDYHGSRKTCELGEYTTDPEVYGEITRRATGAFPVPGAGGA; this is translated from the coding sequence GTGCGCATCGACCTGCACTGCCACTCCACGGCGTCCGACGGTACGGACACCCCGGCCGAGCTGGTCCGCAACGCGGCCGCCGCCGGTCTGGACGTCGTCGCGCTGACCGACCACGACACCACCCGCGGATACGCGGAGGCCGTCGCCGCGCTGCCGTCCGGGCTCACGCTCGTGACCGGCGCCGAGCTGTCCTGCCGGATCGACGGCGTCAGCATGCACATGCTCGCCTATCTCTTCGACCCCGAGGAGCCCGCCCTGCTCGCCGAGCGCGAGCTGGTGCGCGACGACCGGGTGCCCAGGGCGCGGGCGATGGTGGCCAAGCTGAACGGACTGGGCGTGCCCGTCACCTGGGAGCAGGTCGCGCGGATCGCGGGGGAGGGGTCCGTCGGACGTCCGCACGTGGCCGCCGCCCTGGTCGAGCTGGGCGTCGTCCCCACCGTGAGCGACGCCTTCACCCAGGACTGGCTGGCCGACGGCGGACGCGCCTACGCGGAGAAGCACGAGACCGACCCGTTCGAGGCGATCCGGCTGGTCAAGGGCGCGGGCGGGGTCACCGTGTTCGCCCACCCGGCCGCCGCGGAGCGGGGGCGCACGGTGCCGGAGTCGGCGATCGCCGAACTGGCCGCCGCCGGCCTCGACGGCATCGAGGTCGACCACATGGACCACGACGCGGACACGCGGGGACGGCTGCGCGGGCTGGCGAAGGACCTGGGGCTGCTGGTCACCGGCTCCTCGGACTACCACGGCAGCCGCAAGACGTGCGAGCTGGGCGAGTACACGACCGACCCCGAGGTGTACGGGGAGATCACCCGGCGCGCCACCGGAGCGTTCCCGGTCCCGGGCGCCGGCGGAGCCTGA
- a CDS encoding MarC family protein — MFDVAVFGSLFLTLFVIMDPPGITPIFLALTAGRPGKVQKRMAFQAVCVAGGVIAVFGLLGHQILNYLHVSVPALMIAGGLLLLLIALDLLTGKTDEPKQTKDVNVALVPLGMPLLAGPGAIVSVILAVQKADSVATQVSVWAAILAIHVVLWVVMRYSLLIIRVIKDGGVVLVTRLAGMMLSAIAVQQIINGITQVVRGS, encoded by the coding sequence ATGTTCGACGTCGCCGTCTTCGGCTCCCTGTTCCTCACCCTTTTCGTCATCATGGATCCCCCCGGGATCACCCCGATCTTCCTCGCCCTGACCGCCGGACGCCCCGGCAAGGTGCAGAAGCGGATGGCCTTCCAGGCGGTCTGCGTGGCGGGCGGCGTCATCGCCGTCTTCGGACTGCTGGGCCACCAGATCCTGAACTACCTGCACGTCTCGGTGCCCGCCCTGATGATCGCGGGCGGACTGCTGCTCCTGCTGATCGCGCTCGACCTGCTCACCGGCAAGACCGACGAGCCGAAGCAGACCAAGGACGTCAACGTCGCCCTCGTCCCGCTGGGCATGCCCCTGCTGGCCGGACCGGGCGCGATCGTGTCCGTCATCCTCGCCGTGCAGAAGGCCGACAGCGTCGCCACGCAGGTCTCGGTGTGGGCGGCGATCCTCGCCATCCACGTGGTCCTGTGGGTGGTCATGCGGTACTCGCTGCTGATCATCCGGGTCATCAAGGACGGCGGCGTGGTCCTGGTGACCCGCCTCGCCGGCATGATGCTCTCCGCGATCGCCGTCCAGCAGATCATCAACGGCATCACCCAGGTCGTCCGGGGAAGCTGA
- a CDS encoding NYN domain-containing protein, which produces MNDDLPALAARIDRTNELLTRMLAEVAKTPSTHAIFVDAGYLYAAAGRLVAGTEDRRAFDLDAEGLIEALIDRARSIFADSRLLRVYWYDGARRRIHTAEQQSIAELPDVKVRLGNLNANNQQKGVDSLIRTDLESLARHRAISDAALLGGDEDLVSAVEAAQGYGARVHLWGIEAPDGRNQAEPLLWEVDSQRTLDLDFFKPYVSRRTVAYDGSGASRPSREAVRFVGAQVAAKWLAARGRETLAELLPGHPYLPGSVDQDLLVEAEGILQYSLRGQADLRRSLRDGFWEHVRTQY; this is translated from the coding sequence ATGAACGACGACCTCCCGGCCCTCGCCGCCCGTATCGACCGCACGAACGAGCTGCTCACGCGCATGCTCGCCGAGGTGGCCAAGACACCCTCGACCCACGCGATCTTCGTCGACGCGGGATACCTGTACGCGGCGGCGGGACGCCTGGTGGCCGGGACGGAGGACCGACGGGCCTTCGACCTCGACGCCGAGGGCCTCATCGAGGCGCTCATCGACCGCGCCCGCTCGATCTTCGCCGACAGCCGCCTGCTGCGCGTCTACTGGTACGACGGCGCCCGGCGCCGCATCCACACCGCCGAGCAGCAGTCCATCGCCGAGCTGCCGGACGTCAAGGTGCGCCTGGGCAACCTCAACGCCAACAACCAGCAGAAGGGCGTCGACTCGCTCATCCGCACGGACCTGGAGTCCCTGGCCCGCCACCGCGCCATCAGCGACGCGGCCCTGCTGGGCGGTGACGAGGACCTCGTCTCGGCGGTCGAGGCCGCCCAGGGGTACGGCGCGCGCGTCCACCTGTGGGGCATCGAGGCGCCGGACGGCCGCAACCAGGCCGAGCCGCTGCTCTGGGAGGTGGACAGTCAGCGCACCCTCGACCTCGACTTCTTCAAGCCGTACGTCTCACGGCGCACCGTCGCCTACGACGGGAGCGGCGCGAGCCGCCCCAGCCGGGAGGCCGTGCGCTTCGTCGGGGCGCAGGTCGCGGCGAAATGGCTGGCGGCGCGGGGCAGGGAGACGCTGGCCGAACTCCTGCCGGGCCACCCCTACCTCCCCGGCTCCGTGGACCAGGACCTCCTCGTGGAGGCCGAGGGCATCCTCCAGTACTCCCTGCGCGGCCAGGCCGACCTCAGGCGATCGCTGCGCGACGGCTTCTGGGAGCACGTGCGGACGCAGTACTAG
- a CDS encoding alpha/beta fold hydrolase produces the protein MTRPSIATPFPPPPGARAYALRTDRGEFAVVDSPVAAGVEPRGVALLLPGFTGSKEDFHRLHAPLAARGYRSIAVDGRGQNESDGPVEDEFPYAQGELARDVLAQAAALDAPVHLVGHSLGGQIARAAVLADHSPFVSFTLMSSGPGEISESQKQRVKLLHDALAVMSMPQVWAAILAMGPPGEVGGPARGFGKLDQMRLRWLNHKPAQLLATGRQLCVEPDRVGELAAVPLPMHVLSGARDDTWPVPLLDAMAVDLDAHRTVVPGAEHSPNLDKPLPTAHALADFWDRGH, from the coding sequence GTGACCAGGCCGAGCATCGCCACCCCCTTCCCGCCCCCTCCCGGCGCGCGGGCGTACGCGCTGCGCACCGACCGCGGTGAGTTCGCCGTCGTCGACTCGCCCGTTGCCGCCGGTGTCGAGCCCCGCGGTGTCGCGCTGCTGCTGCCCGGCTTCACCGGGAGCAAGGAGGACTTCCACCGGCTGCACGCGCCGCTGGCGGCCCGCGGCTACCGGAGCATCGCCGTGGACGGCCGCGGCCAGAACGAGTCCGACGGCCCCGTGGAGGACGAATTCCCCTACGCGCAGGGCGAATTGGCGAGGGACGTGCTCGCGCAGGCGGCCGCACTCGATGCCCCGGTGCATCTGGTGGGGCACTCCCTGGGCGGGCAGATCGCCCGGGCCGCCGTGCTGGCGGACCACTCCCCCTTCGTCTCGTTCACGCTCATGTCCTCGGGCCCCGGCGAGATCTCGGAGTCCCAGAAGCAGCGGGTGAAGCTGCTGCACGACGCGCTCGCGGTGATGTCCATGCCGCAGGTGTGGGCGGCGATCCTGGCGATGGGGCCGCCCGGGGAGGTCGGCGGCCCGGCCCGCGGCTTCGGCAAGCTGGACCAGATGCGGCTGCGCTGGCTGAACCACAAGCCCGCCCAACTCCTCGCCACCGGACGGCAGTTGTGCGTCGAACCGGACCGTGTGGGCGAACTGGCGGCGGTGCCGCTGCCGATGCACGTCCTCTCGGGCGCGCGGGACGACACCTGGCCGGTGCCGCTCCTGGACGCCATGGCCGTGGACCTGGACGCGCACCGCACGGTCGTGCCGGGCGCCGAGCACTCGCCGAACCTGGACAAGCCCCTGCCGACGGCCCACGCCCTGGCCGACTTCTGGGACCGCGGCCACTGA
- a CDS encoding DEAD/DEAH box helicase: MTLPVALSGSDVIGQAKTGTGKTLGFGLPLLERVTVPADVEAGRAAPESLTDAPQALVVVPTRELCTQVTNDLLTAGKVRNVRVLAIYGGRAYEPQVEALKKGVDVVVGTPGRLLDLAGQRKLDLKHIRSLVLDEADEMLDLGFLPDVEKIINMLPAKRQTMLFSATMPGAVIGLARRYMSQPTHINATSPDDAGRTVANTKQHVYRAHNMDKPEMVARILQAEGRGLVMVFCRTKRTAADLADQLQQRGFASGAVHGDLGQGAREQALRAFRNGKVDVLVCTDVAARGIDVEGVTHVINYQSPEDEKTYLHRIGRTGRAGAKGIAVTLVDWDDIPRWQLINKALELDFSDPPETYSTSPHFYEELGIPAGTKGILPRAERTRAGLDAEELEDLGEPGGRGARGRNDRNDRGGRDRGGRGERGDRGGRNGSRSDDRPAEQSDERERSARTPRRRRRTRNGAPLDATSAPAGTVAAEQAPAAAQQPADETAATRTPRRRRRTRTGSAPEIAAATTLTGAVDPAAEAAVAAVATVESPVPDTLSAPAQEATEDAAKPRRRRTRKAAEAVAAPATTGTEPPAAEAPAAEAVVDTAEAVDGTQAKPRRRTRKAAAAPAEAAVDTAEGVDSAEAKPRRRTTRKTAAPAETAVDIPAQATQEAEPAKPRRTRKTAATAPATAEAEAAATAQGAVDTAEAAEAKPRRRATRKAAAPAEAAVDTAEGVDSVEAKPRRTRKAAAAPAETAVDTAAGVDSAEAKPRRTRKTAATAVKATETEPAAETVEAKPRRTRKAAAAPAEAAVDTAEGVDSAEAKPRRRTTRKTAAPAEAAVDIPAQATQEAEPAKPRRTRKTAATAPATAEAEAAAEAKPRVRRARKATAAAEPADG, from the coding sequence ATGACGCTCCCCGTGGCCCTGTCGGGCTCGGACGTCATCGGACAGGCCAAGACCGGCACCGGCAAGACGCTGGGCTTCGGCCTCCCGCTCCTCGAGCGGGTGACGGTCCCCGCCGACGTCGAGGCCGGCCGCGCCGCGCCCGAGTCCCTCACGGACGCCCCGCAGGCGCTCGTCGTCGTCCCCACGCGCGAGCTGTGCACGCAGGTCACCAACGACCTGCTGACCGCGGGCAAGGTCCGCAACGTGCGCGTCCTCGCCATCTACGGCGGCCGCGCGTACGAGCCGCAGGTCGAGGCCCTGAAGAAGGGCGTCGACGTCGTCGTCGGCACCCCGGGCCGACTGCTGGACCTCGCCGGTCAGCGCAAGCTCGACCTCAAGCACATCAGGTCGCTCGTCCTCGACGAGGCCGACGAGATGCTCGACCTGGGCTTCCTGCCCGACGTCGAGAAGATCATCAACATGCTTCCGGCCAAGCGCCAGACCATGCTGTTCTCGGCGACCATGCCGGGCGCGGTCATCGGTCTCGCCCGCCGCTACATGTCGCAGCCCACGCACATCAACGCCACGTCGCCCGACGACGCGGGCCGGACCGTGGCGAACACCAAGCAGCACGTGTACCGCGCGCACAACATGGACAAGCCCGAGATGGTCGCGCGCATCCTCCAGGCCGAGGGCCGCGGCCTGGTCATGGTGTTCTGCCGTACCAAGCGCACCGCGGCCGACCTCGCCGACCAGCTCCAGCAGCGCGGCTTCGCCTCCGGCGCCGTCCACGGCGACCTCGGCCAGGGCGCCCGCGAGCAGGCGCTGCGCGCGTTCCGCAACGGCAAGGTCGACGTCCTCGTCTGCACCGACGTCGCCGCCCGCGGCATCGACGTCGAAGGCGTCACGCACGTCATCAACTACCAGTCCCCCGAGGACGAGAAGACGTACCTGCACCGCATCGGCCGCACCGGCCGCGCGGGCGCCAAGGGCATCGCCGTCACGCTGGTCGACTGGGACGACATCCCGCGCTGGCAGCTCATCAACAAGGCGCTGGAGCTCGACTTCAGCGACCCGCCGGAGACGTACTCCACCTCTCCGCACTTCTACGAGGAGCTCGGCATCCCGGCCGGCACCAAGGGCATCCTGCCGCGCGCGGAGCGCACGCGTGCCGGACTCGACGCCGAGGAGCTCGAGGACCTGGGCGAACCGGGCGGCCGGGGCGCACGCGGTCGCAACGACCGCAACGACCGCGGCGGCCGGGACCGCGGCGGACGTGGCGAGCGGGGCGACCGCGGCGGCCGCAACGGCTCGCGTTCGGACGACCGGCCCGCTGAGCAGTCCGACGAGCGTGAGCGTTCGGCGCGCACGCCGCGTCGCCGCCGCCGCACGCGCAACGGCGCCCCCCTCGACGCGACGTCCGCGCCCGCCGGGACGGTCGCTGCCGAGCAGGCCCCCGCGGCCGCGCAGCAGCCGGCGGACGAGACCGCCGCGACGCGCACCCCGCGCCGCCGTCGCCGCACCCGCACGGGCTCCGCGCCCGAGATCGCGGCCGCGACGACCCTGACGGGCGCCGTCGACCCCGCCGCCGAGGCCGCCGTGGCCGCGGTCGCGACGGTGGAGAGCCCGGTCCCGGACACCCTGAGCGCCCCGGCGCAGGAGGCGACGGAGGATGCGGCGAAGCCGCGCCGCCGCCGTACCCGCAAGGCCGCCGAGGCAGTGGCAGCGCCCGCCACCACGGGCACGGAGCCGCCGGCCGCCGAGGCCCCCGCGGCCGAGGCCGTCGTCGACACGGCGGAGGCCGTGGACGGCACGCAGGCCAAGCCCCGCCGCCGCACCCGCAAGGCAGCGGCCGCCCCGGCCGAAGCCGCGGTCGACACGGCGGAGGGCGTGGACAGCGCGGAGGCCAAGCCGCGCCGCCGCACCACCCGCAAGACGGCCGCCCCGGCGGAGACCGCCGTGGACATCCCGGCCCAGGCCACCCAGGAAGCGGAACCCGCCAAGCCGCGCCGCACCCGCAAGACCGCCGCCACCGCCCCGGCCACCGCCGAGGCCGAGGCAGCGGCCACCGCACAGGGCGCGGTCGACACGGCGGAGGCCGCCGAGGCCAAGCCGCGCCGCCGCGCCACCCGCAAGGCCGCCGCCCCGGCGGAAGCCGCCGTGGACACGGCCGAGGGCGTGGACAGCGTCGAGGCCAAGCCCCGCCGCACCCGCAAGGCAGCGGCCGCCCCGGCGGAAACCGCGGTCGACACGGCCGCGGGCGTGGACAGCGCTGAGGCCAAGCCGCGCCGCACCCGCAAGACGGCCGCCACAGCCGTCAAGGCCACGGAGACCGAACCGGCCGCCGAGACCGTCGAGGCCAAGCCCCGCCGCACCCGCAAGGCAGCGGCCGCCCCGGCCGAAGCCGCGGTCGACACGGCGGAGGGCGTGGACAGCGCGGAGGCCAAGCCGCGCCGCCGCACCACCCGCAAGACGGCCGCCCCGGCGGAAGCCGCCGTGGACATCCCGGCCCAGGCCACCCAGGAAGCGGAACCCGCCAAGCCGCGCCGCACCCGCAAGACCGCCGCCACCGCCCCGGCCACCGCCGAGGCCGAAGCAGCGGCCGAGGCGAAGCCCCGGGTGCGCCGCGCCCGCAAGGCGACGGCCGCCGCGGAGCCCGCGGACGGCTGA
- a CDS encoding ferritin-like fold-containing protein, whose protein sequence is MRFMTTSDKPENTAPATGIAAQDWATASADPQYRAAVVDLLGALAYGELAAFERLAEDAKLAPTLEDKAELAKMASAEFHHFERLRDRLTEIGETPTAAMEPFVAALDGFHKQTAPSDWLEGLVKAYVGDSIASDFYREVAARLDGDTRGLVLAVLDDTGHAGFAVDRVRGAIDAEPRVGGRLALWARRLMGEALSQSQRVVADRDALSTMLVGGVADGFDLAEVGRMFSRITEAHTKRMAALGLAA, encoded by the coding sequence GTGCGCTTCATGACGACCTCTGACAAGCCTGAGAACACCGCCCCCGCAACCGGGATCGCCGCCCAGGACTGGGCGACGGCCTCCGCCGACCCGCAGTACCGGGCCGCCGTCGTGGACCTGCTGGGTGCGCTGGCCTACGGCGAGCTGGCGGCGTTCGAGCGGCTCGCGGAGGACGCCAAGCTGGCGCCCACGCTGGAGGACAAGGCGGAGCTGGCGAAGATGGCGTCGGCCGAGTTCCACCACTTCGAGCGGCTGCGCGACCGGCTCACGGAGATCGGCGAGACGCCGACGGCGGCGATGGAGCCGTTCGTCGCCGCGCTGGACGGCTTCCACAAGCAGACGGCTCCGTCGGACTGGCTGGAAGGCCTGGTCAAGGCCTACGTCGGCGACTCGATCGCCAGTGACTTCTACCGGGAGGTCGCGGCGCGGCTCGACGGGGACACCCGCGGGCTGGTGCTGGCGGTGCTCGACGACACCGGTCACGCCGGCTTCGCCGTAGACCGGGTGCGGGGCGCGATCGACGCCGAGCCGCGCGTGGGCGGACGGCTCGCGCTGTGGGCGCGCCGGCTGATGGGCGAGGCCCTGTCCCAGTCCCAGCGGGTGGTCGCGGACCGCGACGCCCTGTCGACGATGCTGGTGGGCGGGGTGGCGGACGGCTTCGACCTCGCGGAGGTGGGCCGCATGTTCTCCCGGATCACCGAGGCGCACACCAAGCGGATGGCGGCGCTGGGGCTGGCCGCCTAG
- a CDS encoding DUF3107 domain-containing protein: protein MEVKIGVLHAPREIVLESGQTPEEVERVVAEALAGKSQLLSLVDQHGRKVLVPADRLAYVELGEPAPRKVGFGAL, encoded by the coding sequence GTGGAGGTCAAGATCGGCGTGCTGCACGCGCCTCGCGAGATCGTTCTGGAGAGCGGTCAGACTCCCGAGGAGGTCGAGCGCGTGGTGGCCGAGGCCCTGGCCGGGAAGTCACAGCTGCTCAGCCTCGTGGACCAGCACGGCCGCAAGGTCCTGGTTCCGGCCGACCGTCTGGCCTACGTCGAGCTGGGCGAGCCCGCCCCGCGCAAGGTGGGCTTCGGCGCTCTGTAG